A region from the Citrobacter telavivensis genome encodes:
- the pduC gene encoding propanediol dehydratase large subunit PduC, with protein sequence MRSKRFEALAKRPVNQDGFVKEWIEEGFIAMESPNDPKPSIKIVNGAVTELDGKSVSQFDLIDHFIARYGINLTRAEEVMAMDSVKLANMLCDPNVKRRDIVPLTTAMTPAKIVEVVSHMNVVEMMMAMQKMRARRTPSQQAHVTNVKDNPVQIAADAAEGAWRGFDEQETTVAVARYAPFNAIALLVGSQVGRPGVLTQCSLEEATELKLGMLGHTCYAETISVYGTEPVFTDGDDTPWSKGFLASSYASRGLKMRFTSGSGSEVQMGYAEGKSMLYLEARCIYITKAAGVQGLQNGSVSCIGVPSAVPSGIRAVLAENLICSSLDLECASSNDQTFTHSDMRRTARLLMQFLPGTDFISSGYSAVPNYDNMFAGSNEDAEDFDDYNVIQRDLKVDGGLRPVREEDVIAIRNKAARALQAVFAGMGLPPITDEEVEAATYAHGSKDMPERNIVEDIKFAQEIINKNRNGLEVVKALAQGGFTDVAQDMLNIQKAKLTGDYLHTSAIIVGDGQVLSAVNDVNDYAGPATGYRLQGERWEEIKNIPGALDPNELG encoded by the coding sequence ATGAGATCGAAAAGATTTGAAGCACTGGCGAAACGCCCTGTAAATCAGGACGGATTCGTTAAGGAGTGGATCGAAGAAGGCTTCATTGCGATGGAAAGCCCGAACGATCCTAAGCCGTCGATTAAAATCGTTAACGGCGCAGTCACCGAACTCGATGGCAAATCGGTCAGCCAGTTCGACCTGATTGACCACTTCATTGCCCGCTACGGCATCAACCTGACGCGCGCAGAAGAAGTCATGGCAATGGACTCCGTTAAGCTCGCCAACATGCTGTGCGATCCTAACGTGAAACGTCGCGACATTGTGCCGCTGACTACGGCGATGACCCCGGCGAAAATTGTCGAAGTGGTTTCGCACATGAACGTGGTTGAGATGATGATGGCGATGCAAAAAATGCGCGCACGTCGTACTCCATCCCAGCAGGCACACGTCACCAACGTCAAAGATAATCCGGTGCAGATAGCTGCCGACGCAGCAGAAGGTGCATGGCGCGGTTTTGATGAGCAAGAGACGACCGTGGCCGTGGCGCGTTATGCCCCGTTCAACGCCATTGCTCTGCTCGTCGGTTCTCAGGTCGGTCGTCCGGGCGTGTTGACGCAATGTTCGCTGGAAGAAGCCACTGAACTGAAACTCGGCATGCTGGGCCATACCTGCTACGCCGAAACCATTTCCGTCTACGGTACCGAACCGGTCTTTACCGATGGCGATGATACGCCGTGGTCAAAAGGCTTCCTCGCCTCTTCTTACGCCTCCCGTGGTTTGAAAATGCGTTTCACCTCCGGTTCAGGTTCCGAAGTGCAGATGGGCTATGCCGAAGGTAAATCCATGCTGTATCTGGAAGCGCGCTGCATATACATCACCAAAGCGGCGGGTGTTCAAGGTCTGCAAAACGGCTCCGTGAGCTGCATCGGCGTTCCGTCCGCCGTTCCATCAGGGATCCGCGCGGTACTGGCAGAAAACCTGATCTGTTCATCACTGGATCTGGAATGCGCCTCCAGTAACGACCAGACCTTTACCCACTCCGATATGCGTCGTACCGCGCGTCTGCTGATGCAGTTCCTGCCGGGTACCGACTTTATCTCTTCCGGTTATTCCGCCGTGCCGAACTACGACAACATGTTCGCGGGCTCCAACGAAGATGCGGAAGACTTCGATGACTACAACGTTATCCAGCGTGACCTGAAAGTGGACGGTGGTCTGCGTCCGGTGCGTGAAGAGGACGTTATCGCCATTCGTAACAAAGCAGCACGTGCTCTGCAGGCGGTTTTCGCCGGCATGGGTCTGCCGCCGATTACGGATGAAGAAGTCGAAGCCGCCACCTACGCACACGGTTCAAAAGATATGCCTGAACGTAACATCGTTGAGGACATCAAGTTTGCGCAGGAAATCATCAACAAAAACCGCAACGGTCTGGAAGTGGTGAAAGCGCTGGCTCAGGGTGGCTTTACCGATGTCGCGCAGGACATGCTCAACATCCAGAAAGCCAAGTTAACCGGGGACTATCTGCATACCTCCGCCATTATCGTCGGCGACGGACAAGTGCTCTCTGCAGTCAATGACGTCAACGATTATGCCGGTCCGGCAACAGGTTATCGCCTGCAAGGCGAACGCTGGGAAGAAATTAAGAACATCCCTGGCGCACTTGATCCCAACGAGCTTGGCTAA
- the pduB gene encoding propanediol utilization microcompartment protein PduB, which translates to MSSNELVEQIMAQVIARVATPDQAGIPDKTHPKRETAMAEKSCSLTEFVGTAIGDTVGLVIANVDSALLEAMKLEKRYRSIGILGARTGAGPHIMAADEAVKATNTEVVSIELPRDTKGGAGHGSLIIIGGNDVSDVKRGIEVALKELDRTFGDVYGNEAGHIELQYTARASYALEKAFGAPVGRACGVIVGAPASVGVLMADTALKAANVEVVAYSSPAHGTSFSNEAILVISGDSGAVRQAVISAREIGKTVLATLGSEPKNDRPSYI; encoded by the coding sequence ATGAGCAGCAATGAACTGGTTGAACAGATCATGGCGCAGGTCATTGCCCGTGTGGCAACGCCTGATCAAGCGGGCATCCCTGATAAAACCCATCCAAAACGAGAGACGGCTATGGCAGAGAAGAGCTGCAGTTTAACGGAATTTGTTGGCACTGCGATTGGCGACACCGTAGGTCTGGTGATTGCAAACGTAGACAGTGCCCTGTTGGAAGCAATGAAGCTTGAGAAGCGCTATCGCTCCATTGGCATCCTGGGCGCGCGTACCGGCGCGGGTCCACACATCATGGCGGCTGACGAAGCGGTCAAAGCCACCAATACCGAAGTGGTGAGCATTGAACTCCCACGCGATACCAAAGGCGGTGCAGGCCACGGTTCGTTAATCATTATCGGCGGCAACGACGTTTCCGACGTTAAGCGCGGGATTGAAGTGGCGCTGAAAGAACTCGACCGGACCTTCGGTGATGTTTATGGCAATGAGGCCGGACACATCGAACTGCAGTACACCGCGCGTGCCAGTTACGCACTGGAAAAAGCCTTCGGCGCGCCGGTTGGCCGTGCCTGTGGCGTGATTGTCGGTGCCCCGGCCTCCGTCGGCGTGCTGATGGCGGATACCGCGCTGAAAGCAGCGAATGTTGAAGTCGTGGCTTACAGCTCTCCGGCGCATGGCACCAGCTTCAGTAACGAAGCGATCCTGGTTATCTCCGGCGATTCTGGCGCAGTGCGTCAGGCGGTTATCTCGGCGCGAGAAATCGGTAAAACCGTCCTTGCGACCCTCGGTTCAGAACCGAAAAACGATCGCCCGTCCTACATCTGA
- the pduA gene encoding propanediol utilization microcompartment protein PduA produces MQQEALGMVETKGLTAAIEAADAMVKSANVMLVGYEKIGSGLVTVIVRGDVGAVKAATDAGAAAARNVGEVKAVHVIPRPHTDVEKILPKGINP; encoded by the coding sequence ATGCAACAAGAAGCATTAGGAATGGTAGAAACCAAAGGCTTAACTGCAGCCATAGAGGCCGCAGATGCAATGGTGAAGTCAGCCAATGTCATGTTGGTCGGCTACGAAAAAATTGGCTCAGGGCTGGTAACCGTCATCGTTCGCGGTGATGTCGGTGCCGTAAAAGCGGCGACCGATGCGGGTGCTGCCGCTGCGCGCAACGTGGGAGAAGTGAAAGCCGTACACGTCATTCCACGCCCTCATACCGATGTTGAAAAAATCTTACCGAAGGGAATTAACCCATGA
- the pduF gene encoding propanediol diffusion facilitator PduF yields MNDSLKAQCIAEFLGTGLFLFFGIGCLSALKVAGASLGLWEICIIWGLGISLAVYLTAGISGAHLNPAITVALWLFACFPGRKVLPYTIAQVAGAFGGAVLAYLLYGNLFTEYETAHNMVRGSADSLYLASIFSTYPAAALSVWQAAGVEIVITSILMGLIMALTDDGNGVPKGPLAPLLIGILVAVIGASTGPLTGFAMNPARDFGPKLFAWMAGWGDIAMTGGRDIPYFIVPIIAPLIGACAGAAIYKYLIGKNLPCNTCKIEETDA; encoded by the coding sequence ATGAATGATTCACTGAAAGCGCAATGCATTGCCGAGTTTTTGGGTACCGGATTGTTTTTGTTTTTTGGTATCGGCTGCCTTAGCGCACTGAAAGTTGCAGGTGCCAGTCTGGGTCTCTGGGAAATTTGTATTATTTGGGGTCTGGGAATTTCGCTTGCGGTTTATCTGACAGCGGGAATTTCCGGGGCGCATCTGAACCCGGCGATCACCGTCGCACTCTGGCTGTTTGCCTGCTTCCCGGGACGCAAAGTTCTGCCTTACACCATTGCGCAGGTTGCGGGTGCGTTTGGCGGCGCGGTGCTGGCCTATCTGCTTTACGGCAATTTATTCACCGAGTACGAAACTGCCCACAATATGGTTCGCGGCAGCGCCGATAGCCTCTATCTGGCCAGTATTTTCAGTACATATCCAGCTGCCGCACTTAGCGTGTGGCAGGCGGCAGGGGTCGAAATCGTCATCACCTCTATTCTGATGGGGCTGATTATGGCGCTGACGGATGATGGCAACGGCGTGCCTAAGGGACCACTGGCGCCGCTGCTGATCGGCATTCTGGTGGCGGTGATTGGCGCATCCACAGGCCCGTTGACAGGGTTTGCCATGAACCCGGCGCGTGATTTTGGTCCTAAACTGTTCGCCTGGATGGCGGGCTGGGGGGATATTGCGATGACTGGCGGACGTGATATTCCGTACTTTATAGTACCGATTATCGCGCCACTGATTGGTGCGTGCGCGGGAGCGGCTATCTACAAGTACCTCATTGGTAAAAATTTGCCCTGTAATACCTGTAAAATTGAAGAGACAGACGCGTAA
- the pocR gene encoding regulatory protein PocR, whose translation MISASTLNSELINKIAQDFAQATSLAVVVVNIHGDEISELFNFTPFCQLMRQHPQHSTRCRMSDRCGGLEASKSDQPCIYRCHAGLTDFSIPLVISGHLVGFVLCGQVRLRNDDGIDLLNIMKVDDRWQADPELLNEFSNVPEMDYSRVMASADLLKLIVENCLKKQLNFVVIKDSAQPTEPARPARAASPHDSKMKKALRYIDAHLSDDLRLEDVASHVYLSPYYFSKLFKKYQGIGFNAWVNQQRMASARELLCHSDWSIASIARNLGFSQTSYFCKVFRQTYQVTPQAYRQKINENLPAESA comes from the coding sequence ATGATTTCTGCGAGTACCCTGAACTCAGAACTCATTAATAAAATCGCACAGGATTTTGCGCAAGCGACCAGCCTGGCTGTTGTGGTTGTCAATATTCACGGTGATGAGATTTCTGAACTGTTTAATTTCACGCCTTTTTGTCAACTGATGCGTCAGCATCCACAACACAGTACCCGGTGTCGTATGAGCGATCGCTGTGGAGGACTGGAAGCGTCAAAATCGGATCAACCCTGTATCTATCGCTGTCATGCCGGGCTAACCGATTTTTCTATTCCTCTCGTGATCTCAGGCCATCTTGTCGGGTTTGTCTTGTGCGGCCAGGTGCGTTTACGTAACGATGACGGTATCGATCTGCTTAACATCATGAAGGTTGACGATCGCTGGCAGGCCGATCCAGAACTGCTCAATGAGTTCAGTAATGTCCCGGAAATGGACTATTCACGTGTGATGGCCTCGGCGGATCTGCTCAAACTCATTGTTGAAAACTGCCTCAAAAAGCAGCTCAATTTCGTGGTGATCAAAGACAGCGCACAGCCTACGGAACCTGCACGTCCGGCCCGCGCCGCCAGCCCTCATGACAGTAAGATGAAAAAAGCGTTGCGCTATATTGATGCGCATCTGTCTGACGATCTTCGTCTTGAAGATGTGGCATCGCACGTCTATCTGAGCCCGTACTATTTCAGCAAACTGTTCAAAAAATATCAGGGCATTGGTTTTAATGCGTGGGTCAATCAACAGCGCATGGCCAGTGCCAGAGAGCTGCTTTGCCACAGTGACTGGAGCATTGCCAGTATTGCCCGCAATTTAGGTTTTTCGCAAACCAGCTATTTTTGCAAAGTGTTCCGTCAGACTTATCAGGTTACGCCGCAGGCCTATCGACAAAAAATAAATGAAAACTTGCCTGCTGAGTCGGCATAA